A genomic stretch from Croceibacterium aestuarii includes:
- a CDS encoding TIGR02300 family protein, producing MVKPEWGTKRTCPKCAERFYDLGKDDPVTCIECGNEWYPEPVLKSKQPIPFEEAEKKKEEEKSDSDLADDELEDIDEDDDSPDNDVDLGGDDDLGVTKANDDDEDDS from the coding sequence ATGGTCAAGCCAGAATGGGGCACCAAACGCACCTGCCCCAAGTGCGCCGAGCGCTTCTACGACCTGGGTAAGGACGATCCCGTCACCTGCATCGAATGCGGCAACGAGTGGTATCCCGAACCGGTCCTGAAATCGAAGCAGCCGATCCCGTTCGAGGAAGCCGAGAAGAAGAAGGAAGAGGAGAAATCCGATTCCGACCTGGCCGACGATGAGCTGGAGGATATCGACGAGGACGACGATTCGCCCGACAACGATGTTGATCTCGGCGGCGACGACGATCTTGGCGTGACCAAGGCGAACGACGACGACGAGGATGATAGCTGA
- the gloB gene encoding hydroxyacylglutathione hydrolase, with product MLQVHQFPCLSDNYGYLLHDPASGETVCIDTPDAEAYLREAETRGWRITAIWNTHWHPDHAGGNAAIKAATGCEIVAPAVDAPKIAAVDRQVKGGDTVRIGEWTAQVVDVGGHTMGHIAFHLPEAQIAFVGDALFALGCGRMFEGTAPQFWDSLSRLKALPPQTTLYCAHEYTQANARFALHADPDNTALQDYAAEIDRKRAAGEPTVPMQLARELATNPFLRADTPEMRARWGGSSPPETFAAIRAAKDSF from the coding sequence ATGCTGCAAGTCCACCAGTTCCCCTGCCTGAGCGACAACTACGGCTACCTCCTGCACGATCCGGCGAGCGGCGAGACGGTGTGCATCGATACCCCCGATGCCGAGGCGTACTTGCGCGAGGCCGAAACCAGGGGCTGGCGGATCACGGCGATCTGGAACACCCACTGGCATCCCGATCACGCCGGCGGCAACGCAGCGATCAAGGCCGCGACGGGATGCGAGATCGTCGCCCCGGCGGTCGACGCGCCGAAGATCGCCGCTGTCGACCGGCAGGTGAAGGGCGGCGACACGGTGCGGATCGGGGAGTGGACGGCGCAAGTCGTCGACGTCGGCGGGCACACGATGGGCCACATCGCCTTTCACCTGCCCGAAGCGCAGATCGCCTTCGTCGGCGATGCGTTGTTCGCGCTTGGCTGCGGCCGCATGTTCGAAGGCACCGCGCCGCAATTCTGGGACAGCCTCTCGCGCCTCAAGGCTCTGCCGCCGCAGACGACGCTCTACTGCGCCCACGAATACACCCAGGCCAACGCCAGATTCGCGCTCCACGCGGACCCGGACAACACCGCCTTGCAGGACTATGCTGCCGAAATCGACCGCAAGCGCGCCGCGGGTGAGCCGACGGTGCCGATGCAGCTCGCGCGCGAGCTGGCGACCAATCCCTTCCTGCGCGCCGATACGCCCGAAATGCGGGCGCGTTGGGGAGGCTCCTCGCCGCCCGAAACCTTCGCCGCAATCAGGGCGGCGAAGGATTCGTTCTGA
- a CDS encoding YSC84-related protein encodes MKRFAVFLLAGTLAACGQEPAQDTNTADTEANSTATASANPELDSKIMAALETCKQVEPTCGEGSPAGYFVFPDVTSVALGVGGGGGDGALVRNGQIVNYYRMGEGSVGLQAGVDAASYVFQMHNADQLQQYQNDGEWTVGAGSDLTIAQAGATAQAQSDKPTLYVFNSAGLMADASVNAMKIWRTDEIAGSSDTGAMSSSMESSTTS; translated from the coding sequence ATGAAGCGCTTTGCAGTATTTCTCCTCGCCGGCACGCTTGCGGCCTGCGGCCAGGAGCCCGCACAGGACACGAACACCGCCGATACAGAGGCCAACTCGACGGCCACCGCGTCCGCCAATCCCGAACTCGACAGCAAGATCATGGCTGCACTCGAAACCTGCAAGCAGGTCGAGCCGACCTGTGGTGAAGGCTCTCCGGCCGGATACTTCGTATTTCCGGACGTGACCTCGGTTGCGCTTGGCGTCGGTGGCGGCGGCGGCGACGGAGCGCTGGTCAGGAATGGCCAGATCGTGAACTACTATCGAATGGGCGAAGGCAGCGTCGGCCTGCAGGCCGGCGTCGACGCGGCGTCCTACGTCTTCCAGATGCACAACGCCGATCAGCTGCAGCAGTACCAGAACGATGGCGAGTGGACCGTCGGCGCGGGCTCGGACCTGACCATCGCGCAGGCCGGCGCAACGGCGCAGGCGCAGAGCGACAAGCCGACGCTTTACGTCTTCAATTCGGCGGGCCTGATGGCCGACGCGAGCGTCAACGCCATGAAGATCTGGCGGACCGACGAGATTGCCGGATCGAGCGATACCGGTGCGATGTCGTCGTCGATGGAGTCGTCGACGACCAGCTAA
- a CDS encoding NAD(P)-dependent oxidoreductase, producing MKVAVLGASGKGGSEITKELVSRGHEVIAIGRNAETLPSGDHIEQRPGDASDAAALPGLIDGADAVISALHFDVPAATLLSAVKKAGIDRLLVMGGAASLTNPDGVRVFDSEGFPEFLKPIVKPGIDFLDDLKKEDEVEWTFFSPAMTIFVGDRKGPGSFRLGKDDLVVDEAGESKISYADYAIAMVDELEQGNSIRSRFTVGYK from the coding sequence ATGAAGGTGGCGGTACTCGGAGCGAGCGGCAAGGGCGGTTCGGAAATCACCAAGGAACTCGTTTCGCGTGGGCACGAGGTGATTGCGATCGGGCGCAACGCGGAGACGCTTCCGAGCGGCGACCATATCGAACAGCGACCGGGCGATGCCTCCGATGCCGCCGCGCTGCCCGGCCTGATCGACGGGGCGGATGCGGTGATCAGCGCGCTGCATTTCGACGTCCCGGCCGCGACCCTGCTGAGTGCGGTCAAGAAGGCAGGTATCGACCGCCTGCTGGTGATGGGCGGGGCGGCGAGCCTGACCAACCCCGATGGCGTGCGGGTGTTCGATTCCGAGGGTTTCCCCGAATTCCTCAAGCCCATCGTCAAGCCGGGGATCGATTTCCTCGACGATCTCAAGAAAGAGGACGAGGTCGAGTGGACCTTCTTCTCCCCGGCGATGACCATCTTCGTCGGCGACCGCAAGGGCCCGGGCAGCTTCCGGCTCGGCAAGGACGACTTGGTGGTCGACGAGGCCGGCGAGAGCAAGATCAGCTATGCCGACTATGCCATCGCCATGGTCGACGAGCTGGAACAGGGCAATTCCATCCGCAGCCGCTTTACCGTCGGCTACAAGTAG
- the aroA gene encoding 3-phosphoshikimate 1-carboxyvinyltransferase — MALSKSRAVSTTSPTAARPRRFVPSGPLKGRTRVPGDKSISHRSLMFGALAVGETRVTGLLEGEDVMATAAALRAMGAAIEKQGETWSIHGVGVGGLLQPPAPLDMGNSGTSTRLLMGLVASHLIAATFIGDASLSKRPMGRVIDPLSLTGANFEASEGGRLPLTVRGISPAMPIEYRLPVASAQVKSAVLLAGLNTAGITRVIEPVPTRDHTERMLRGFGAELEVANDFGERVITIRGEADLMPQDIVVPGDPSSAAFFIVAALLVPGSELTIENVGMNPTRAGLVDVLQEMGGQIEVLNTREVGGEPVADLVVRHSELSGVEVSPDVVPSMIDEFPVFFVAAALAKGQTVTTGLEELRVKESDRLSAMAEALSGAGARVIEREDGLVIEGTGGEPLRGSANSRAKTHLDHRIAMAMAVAGLASRDGVDVDDTRPIATSFPAFETLLGECTG; from the coding sequence ATGGCCCTGTCAAAGAGCCGCGCCGTGTCCACCACCAGCCCCACCGCCGCGCGCCCGCGCCGCTTCGTTCCCTCGGGTCCGCTCAAGGGGCGCACCCGGGTACCTGGCGACAAGTCGATCAGCCACCGCTCGCTGATGTTCGGCGCGCTGGCCGTGGGCGAAACGCGTGTCACGGGACTGCTCGAGGGCGAGGACGTCATGGCCACCGCCGCGGCGCTGCGGGCCATGGGCGCCGCGATCGAGAAGCAGGGCGAGACGTGGTCGATCCACGGTGTCGGCGTCGGCGGCCTGCTGCAGCCGCCCGCACCGCTCGACATGGGCAATTCGGGCACCTCGACAAGGCTGCTCATGGGCCTCGTCGCCAGCCACCTGATCGCCGCGACCTTCATCGGCGATGCCAGCCTGTCGAAACGGCCGATGGGCCGGGTCATCGACCCCCTCTCGCTGACCGGCGCCAATTTCGAGGCGAGCGAAGGCGGCCGCCTCCCGCTGACCGTGCGCGGCATCTCCCCCGCCATGCCGATCGAATACCGCCTCCCGGTCGCCTCGGCGCAAGTCAAGAGCGCGGTGCTGCTCGCCGGGCTCAACACCGCCGGGATCACGCGGGTCATCGAGCCCGTTCCGACCCGCGACCACACCGAGCGCATGCTCCGGGGCTTCGGCGCCGAGCTCGAGGTGGCAAACGATTTCGGCGAGCGGGTCATTACAATCCGCGGCGAGGCGGACCTCATGCCGCAGGACATCGTCGTGCCCGGCGACCCCTCCTCCGCTGCCTTCTTCATCGTCGCCGCGCTGCTCGTGCCGGGCAGCGAACTGACGATCGAAAACGTCGGCATGAACCCGACCCGCGCCGGCCTCGTCGACGTGCTGCAGGAAATGGGCGGGCAGATCGAGGTGCTGAACACGCGCGAAGTCGGCGGCGAGCCGGTCGCCGATCTCGTCGTGCGCCATTCCGAGCTATCGGGCGTCGAGGTAAGTCCCGACGTGGTCCCGAGCATGATCGACGAATTCCCGGTGTTCTTCGTCGCCGCCGCGCTGGCGAAGGGCCAGACCGTGACCACCGGGCTCGAGGAACTGCGGGTCAAGGAATCCGACCGCCTCTCCGCCATGGCGGAAGCGCTGAGCGGCGCCGGTGCGCGCGTCATCGAGCGCGAGGACGGATTGGTGATTGAAGGCACTGGCGGCGAGCCGCTGCGCGGCAGCGCCAACAGCCGAGCCAAAACCCACCTCGACCACCGCATCGCCATGGCCATGGCCGTCGCCGGCCTCGCCAGCCGCGACGGGGTGGACGTGGACGACACGAGGCCGATCGCAACGAGCTTTCCCGCGTTCGAGACGCTCCTTGGCGAGTGCACGGGGTGA
- a CDS encoding F0F1 ATP synthase subunit B family protein, whose amino-acid sequence MLELFAAAAGHGVEEHAEATAFGVSWLTPGAFVALAMLFVFAIALWKGVPGLIAGILDSRIAGIRTQLDEAKALRDEAEKLRDSYAKKTAEAEKDIAVLRAGAEKQAEEIVEKAKADATALIERHKALAEEKIASAERSAVEELRAKVAAAAAEAARDLIAARHGEAEDRTLADEIIANI is encoded by the coding sequence GTGCTTGAGTTGTTTGCTGCCGCCGCGGGACACGGTGTCGAGGAGCATGCCGAGGCGACCGCCTTCGGCGTCTCCTGGCTGACCCCCGGCGCCTTCGTGGCGCTGGCCATGTTGTTCGTCTTCGCCATAGCTCTCTGGAAGGGCGTGCCGGGACTGATCGCCGGCATTCTCGACAGCCGCATCGCCGGCATTCGCACGCAGCTCGACGAAGCCAAGGCGCTGCGCGACGAGGCGGAAAAGCTGCGCGACAGCTACGCGAAGAAGACGGCCGAGGCCGAGAAGGACATCGCCGTGCTGCGCGCCGGTGCCGAAAAACAGGCCGAGGAAATCGTCGAGAAGGCGAAGGCCGATGCCACCGCGCTGATCGAGCGCCACAAGGCGCTGGCCGAGGAAAAGATCGCTTCTGCAGAACGCAGCGCAGTCGAGGAACTGCGCGCCAAGGTCGCCGCTGCCGCTGCCGAAGCGGCCCGCGACCTGATCGCGGCCCGGCACGGGGAGGCGGAGGACCGCACCCTGGCCGACGAGATCATCGCCAACATCTGA
- the rpsA gene encoding 30S ribosomal protein S1 encodes MSRRRLCRHSAARAVRPPRPADTTAWPEKTRSRNIQHMATTANPTRADFEAMLNEQLGGAGEEGFEGRVVHGTVTAIENGMALIDVGLKSEGRVSLREFARGEGDEPLKVGDDVEVFVDRVENADGEAMLSRDRARREAAWDKLESEFGEGKRVEGRIFGRVKGGFTVDLDGAVAFLPGSQVDIRPVRDVGPLMDMPQPFQILKMDRRRGNIVVSRRAVLEETRAEQRSELIDKLAEGQVIDGVVKNITDYGAFVDLGGIDGLLHVTDMSYKRVNHPSEVINIGDTVTVQIIRINQDTQRISLGMKQLESDPWDGVGAKYPVGAKVTGTVTNITEYGAFVELEPGIEGLVHVSEMSWTKKNVHPGKIVSTSQEVEVMVLEVDAEKRRISLGLKQAQRNPWEEFADAHPVGSKVEGEVKNATEFGLFIGLPGDVDGMVHMSDIAWGISGEDALALHRKGEQVEAVVLDVDVDKERISLGMKQLEKGAPAAGAAASAGGLKKGDVVTVTVLEVRDGGLEVQAGDDGATGFIKRSDLGRDRDEQRPDRFQPGAKVDAMVTGFDRSKKPNFSIKARQISEEKEAVAQFGSSDSGASLGDILGEALKGKSE; translated from the coding sequence CTGTCCCGAAGACGCCTGTGCCGGCATTCGGCCGCACGGGCAGTTCGGCCACCAAGACCGGCGGACACAACCGCCTGGCCGGAAAAAACGCGAAGTAGGAACATCCAACACATGGCAACCACTGCCAACCCCACACGCGCCGATTTCGAGGCGATGCTCAACGAACAACTCGGCGGCGCCGGCGAAGAGGGCTTCGAAGGCCGCGTCGTCCACGGCACCGTCACCGCCATCGAGAACGGCATGGCGCTGATCGACGTCGGCCTGAAGAGCGAAGGCCGCGTCTCCTTGCGCGAATTCGCCCGCGGCGAAGGCGACGAGCCGCTCAAGGTCGGTGACGACGTCGAAGTCTTCGTCGACCGCGTCGAGAATGCCGACGGCGAAGCGATGCTCAGCCGTGACCGTGCCCGCCGCGAAGCCGCCTGGGACAAGCTGGAAAGCGAATTCGGCGAAGGCAAGCGTGTCGAAGGCCGCATCTTCGGCCGCGTCAAGGGCGGCTTCACCGTCGACCTCGATGGCGCCGTGGCCTTCCTCCCCGGCAGCCAGGTCGACATCCGCCCGGTGCGCGACGTCGGCCCGCTGATGGACATGCCGCAGCCGTTCCAGATCCTCAAGATGGACCGCCGCCGCGGCAATATCGTCGTGTCGCGCCGCGCCGTCCTCGAAGAGACCCGCGCCGAGCAGCGCAGCGAACTGATCGACAAGCTGGCCGAGGGCCAGGTGATCGACGGCGTGGTCAAGAACATCACCGACTACGGCGCCTTCGTCGACCTCGGCGGCATCGATGGCCTGCTGCACGTCACCGACATGAGCTACAAGCGGGTCAACCACCCGAGCGAGGTGATCAACATCGGCGACACCGTCACCGTGCAGATCATCCGCATCAACCAGGACACCCAGCGCATCAGCCTCGGTATGAAGCAGCTGGAGAGCGATCCGTGGGACGGCGTGGGTGCGAAGTACCCGGTCGGCGCCAAGGTCACCGGCACGGTCACCAACATCACCGAATACGGCGCCTTCGTGGAGCTCGAACCGGGCATCGAAGGCTTGGTCCACGTCTCCGAGATGAGCTGGACCAAGAAGAACGTCCACCCGGGCAAGATCGTCTCGACTTCGCAGGAAGTCGAAGTGATGGTGCTCGAAGTGGATGCCGAGAAGCGCCGCATCTCGCTCGGCCTCAAGCAGGCCCAGCGCAACCCGTGGGAAGAGTTCGCGGACGCGCACCCGGTCGGCAGCAAGGTCGAAGGCGAAGTCAAGAACGCCACCGAGTTCGGCCTGTTCATCGGCCTGCCCGGCGACGTCGACGGCATGGTCCACATGTCCGACATCGCCTGGGGCATCTCCGGCGAGGACGCGCTGGCGCTGCACCGCAAGGGCGAGCAGGTCGAAGCGGTCGTTCTCGACGTCGATGTCGACAAGGAGCGCATCAGCCTCGGCATGAAGCAGCTCGAGAAGGGCGCGCCGGCCGCCGGCGCCGCCGCCTCGGCAGGCGGCCTCAAGAAGGGCGACGTGGTCACCGTCACCGTGCTCGAAGTGCGCGACGGCGGCCTCGAAGTCCAGGCCGGCGACGACGGTGCGACGGGCTTCATCAAGCGCAGCGACCTCGGCCGCGACCGCGACGAGCAGCGTCCCGACCGGTTCCAGCCCGGCGCCAAGGTCGACGCCATGGTCACCGGGTTCGACCGCTCGAAGAAGCCGAACTTCTCGATCAAGGCGCGCCAGATTTCCGAGGAGAAGGAAGCCGTTGCGCAGTTCGGGTCTTCGGACTCGGGCGCCAGCCTCGGCGACATTCTCGGCGAAGCGCTGAAGGGCAAGAGCGAGTAA
- the rimM gene encoding ribosome maturation factor RimM (Essential for efficient processing of 16S rRNA) — translation MVQDKPVTLAAVTGAHGVTGEVRLKLFGEGLETLKLHKSFNDGALTLKKVRDDMKGGAVARFAEVADRTAAEQLRGTVLTVPRSALPPLAEGEYYYADLLGLPALSEAGETLGTIVTVENYGAGDVLEIERPDGKRFMVPMIEAAVPAWDDEKVIVAADFAD, via the coding sequence TTGGTACAGGACAAGCCCGTCACGCTTGCTGCCGTCACCGGCGCGCACGGCGTGACGGGCGAAGTCCGTCTGAAGCTGTTCGGCGAAGGTCTCGAGACCCTCAAGCTCCACAAGAGCTTCAACGACGGCGCGCTGACGCTCAAGAAGGTGCGCGACGACATGAAGGGCGGGGCGGTCGCCCGGTTTGCCGAAGTGGCCGACCGAACCGCCGCCGAACAGCTGCGCGGCACCGTCCTCACCGTGCCCCGCAGCGCGCTCCCGCCGCTCGCCGAGGGCGAATACTACTATGCCGACCTGCTGGGCCTGCCTGCCTTGTCCGAGGCGGGCGAGACCCTCGGCACGATCGTGACAGTCGAGAACTACGGCGCCGGCGACGTCCTCGAAATCGAACGGCCCGACGGCAAGCGCTTCATGGTGCCGATGATCGAGGCCGCGGTGCCCGCGTGGGACGACGAGAAGGTGATCGTCGCCGCCGACTTCGCCGACTAG
- the rpsP gene encoding 30S ribosomal protein S16: MAIALRLSRGGAKKRPYYRIVAADSRSPRDGKYLEQIGVYNPLLAKDDPARVKIDEDRARHWLSVGAQASDRVARFLDAAGIKERAPRNNPKKGEPGQAAKDRAEEKAAKLAEAEEAAKAAAAAPAEEEAVAEEAAAEQAPAEDVAAQDEAPAEEAAAEEAPAEEAAAEEAPAEEAGEEKAEG; encoded by the coding sequence ATGGCAATTGCATTGAGGCTCTCGCGCGGTGGCGCAAAGAAGCGTCCGTATTACCGCATCGTGGCCGCCGACAGCCGCTCCCCGCGCGACGGCAAGTATCTCGAGCAGATCGGCGTCTACAATCCGCTGCTGGCCAAGGACGACCCGGCCCGGGTGAAGATCGACGAGGACCGCGCGCGGCATTGGCTCAGCGTCGGCGCGCAGGCGTCGGACCGCGTCGCCCGTTTCCTCGATGCCGCCGGCATCAAGGAGCGCGCCCCCCGCAACAATCCCAAGAAGGGTGAGCCGGGCCAGGCCGCGAAGGACCGCGCCGAAGAGAAGGCCGCCAAGCTCGCCGAGGCCGAAGAGGCCGCCAAGGCCGCCGCAGCTGCGCCCGCCGAGGAAGAGGCCGTAGCCGAGGAAGCCGCTGCCGAGCAGGCCCCCGCCGAGGACGTTGCCGCTCAGGATGAGGCTCCGGCCGAGGAAGCTGCCGCGGAAGAGGCCCCGGCCGAGGAAGCTGCCGCCGAGGAAGCTCCGGCCGAAGAGGCCGGCGAAGAGAAGGCCGAGGGCTAA
- a CDS encoding CBU_0592 family membrane protein, whose translation MTGQLDLATLVGLVGTVLIVSAYVYVTAKAERADPFVLHGLNLVGAGLLVISLLVHTNLPSLLLEGIWACVALWGLGKAFSGRSKA comes from the coding sequence ATGACCGGCCAACTCGACCTCGCCACCCTCGTCGGCCTCGTAGGCACGGTCCTGATCGTATCGGCTTACGTCTACGTCACCGCGAAGGCCGAGCGCGCCGATCCGTTCGTCCTGCACGGGCTCAACCTCGTCGGCGCCGGCCTGCTGGTTATCTCCCTGCTGGTCCACACTAACCTCCCCTCGCTGCTGCTCGAAGGCATCTGGGCCTGCGTCGCGCTATGGGGCCTTGGCAAGGCATTCTCAGGACGGAGCAAGGCGTGA
- a CDS encoding flavodoxin family protein, which produces MALSAIAINCTLKSSGDNASSTDAMIGVLQTEFARHEVEIAEVLRMADYTIKPGVTSDEGEGDDWPALREKILAHDILIFGTPVWLGQISSIAKRVLERMDAFLGETDDKGRMPPFGKVAVAAVVGNEDGAHNCSAQLYQALNDLGWTIPANAISYWVGEAMHSTDFKELDQTPKKVSQTAKMLASNAVHLAGLLKDKPYPG; this is translated from the coding sequence GTGGCCCTTTCCGCAATAGCTATCAATTGCACGCTCAAGTCGAGCGGCGACAACGCCAGTTCCACCGACGCGATGATCGGCGTCCTGCAGACCGAGTTCGCCCGCCACGAGGTTGAGATCGCCGAAGTGCTGCGCATGGCCGACTACACCATCAAACCCGGCGTGACCTCGGACGAAGGCGAGGGCGACGACTGGCCCGCCCTGCGCGAGAAGATCCTGGCGCACGACATTCTGATCTTCGGCACACCCGTGTGGCTCGGCCAGATCAGTTCCATCGCCAAGCGCGTGCTCGAGCGAATGGATGCTTTCCTCGGTGAAACCGACGACAAGGGCCGCATGCCGCCGTTCGGCAAGGTCGCGGTCGCCGCGGTGGTCGGCAACGAGGATGGCGCGCACAACTGCTCGGCGCAGCTTTACCAGGCTTTGAACGACCTCGGTTGGACAATCCCGGCCAACGCGATCAGCTACTGGGTGGGCGAGGCGATGCACTCGACCGACTTCAAGGAGCTCGATCAGACTCCGAAGAAGGTCAGTCAGACCGCCAAGATGCTGGCGAGCAACGCCGTTCACCTGGCAGGGCTGCTCAAGGACAAGCCTTACCCCGGATGA
- the ffh gene encoding signal recognition particle protein has translation MFDTLSDRLTGVFDRLRGRGSLNEQDVRDAMREVRVALLEADVALPVARDFIAAVTEKAVGQNVLKSVTPGQQVVKIVNDELVAMLGGEGTAPLNLDVRPPAVIMMVGLQGSGKTTTTAKLGKLIKEKHGKKALMASLDVNRPAAQEQLAVLGEQVSVATLPIVQGQQPVDIARRALESAKLQAVDVLLLDTAGRLHVDEALMAEMKAVAAVASPAEVLLVVDSLTGQDAVNVAQSFSDEVPLTGVVLTRMDGDARGGAALSMRAVTGKPIKFAGTGEKLDAIEAFSPDRVAGRILGMGDVVSLVEKAAESIKEEEAEALAKRMMQGKFDMNDLRMQLKQMQNMGGLGMLAGMLPGMKKAKAAMAQSGMDDKVLVHMDAIIGSMTPKERARPELMNAKRKKRVAAGAGRDVQDVNKLLKMHQEMGRAMKQIRKMGGLKGLGQLFAGGGMGGALGGGGGAGGGMPGGQVPPDMADFLKKK, from the coding sequence ATGTTCGACACGCTGTCCGATCGCCTGACCGGGGTCTTCGACCGCCTGCGCGGGCGCGGAAGCCTGAACGAACAGGACGTGCGCGACGCGATGCGCGAGGTGCGTGTGGCGCTGCTCGAGGCCGACGTGGCCCTGCCGGTGGCGCGCGACTTCATCGCCGCGGTAACCGAGAAGGCGGTCGGCCAGAACGTCCTCAAGTCGGTCACCCCCGGCCAGCAGGTCGTCAAGATCGTCAACGACGAGCTCGTCGCGATGCTCGGCGGCGAGGGCACCGCGCCGCTCAACCTCGACGTGCGCCCGCCGGCGGTAATCATGATGGTCGGCCTGCAGGGCTCGGGCAAGACCACCACGACCGCCAAGCTCGGCAAGCTGATCAAGGAAAAGCACGGCAAGAAGGCGCTGATGGCGTCGCTCGACGTCAACCGTCCGGCCGCGCAGGAGCAGCTCGCGGTGCTCGGCGAGCAGGTCTCTGTCGCCACGTTGCCCATCGTCCAGGGCCAGCAGCCGGTCGACATCGCCCGCCGCGCGCTCGAATCCGCGAAGCTGCAGGCGGTCGACGTGCTGCTGCTCGACACCGCGGGCCGGCTCCACGTCGACGAAGCGCTGATGGCCGAGATGAAGGCCGTCGCCGCGGTCGCCAGCCCGGCCGAAGTGCTGCTGGTGGTCGATTCGCTGACCGGCCAGGACGCGGTCAACGTCGCGCAGTCGTTCTCCGACGAGGTGCCGCTGACCGGCGTCGTGCTGACCCGCATGGACGGCGACGCCCGCGGCGGTGCGGCGCTGTCGATGCGCGCGGTCACCGGCAAGCCGATCAAGTTCGCCGGCACCGGCGAGAAGCTCGACGCGATCGAGGCGTTCAGCCCCGACCGGGTCGCCGGCCGCATCCTCGGCATGGGCGATGTCGTCAGCCTCGTCGAAAAGGCCGCCGAATCGATCAAGGAGGAGGAGGCCGAAGCGCTCGCCAAGCGCATGATGCAGGGCAAGTTCGACATGAACGACCTGCGCATGCAGCTCAAGCAGATGCAGAACATGGGCGGGCTGGGCATGCTCGCCGGGATGCTGCCGGGCATGAAGAAGGCCAAGGCGGCGATGGCGCAGAGCGGCATGGACGACAAGGTGCTGGTCCACATGGACGCGATCATCGGCTCGATGACGCCCAAGGAACGCGCCCGACCCGAACTGATGAACGCCAAGCGCAAGAAGCGCGTCGCGGCCGGGGCCGGTAGGGACGTTCAGGACGTCAACAAGCTGCTCAAGATGCACCAGGAAATGGGCCGGGCGATGAAGCAGATCCGCAAGATGGGCGGGCTCAAGGGCCTCGGCCAGCTCTTCGCGGGCGGCGGCATGGGTGGCGCTTTGGGGGGCGGCGGCGGAGCCGGGGGCGGAATGCCCGGCGGCCAGGTTCCGCCCGACATGGCAGACTTTCTCAAGAAAAAATGA
- a CDS encoding (d)CMP kinase translates to MIIAVDGPTASGKGTIARALAEHFGLPHLDTGLLYRAVGRQVQKSGGNPDDLGDALAATAFPESVLDDPELRSEDVGGYASRVSVHPAVRQMLYERQRQFAMQPDGAVLDGRDIGSVIAPEAEVKLFVTASVEARAARRFAEMQARGQPHTLEDITEHLRRRDERDSARAEAPLRAAPDAVVLDTSTLTAQEAIARAIALVKERTASSAN, encoded by the coding sequence GTGATCATCGCCGTCGACGGACCCACCGCCTCGGGCAAGGGCACCATCGCCAGGGCGCTGGCCGAACACTTCGGCCTACCGCACCTCGACACCGGGCTCCTCTACCGCGCGGTCGGGCGGCAGGTGCAGAAATCGGGCGGCAATCCCGACGACCTCGGCGACGCGCTTGCTGCCACTGCCTTCCCGGAAAGCGTGCTCGATGATCCGGAGCTTCGCAGCGAGGACGTCGGCGGCTACGCCAGCCGCGTCTCGGTCCATCCGGCGGTGAGGCAGATGCTCTACGAACGCCAACGGCAGTTCGCCATGCAACCGGACGGCGCAGTGCTCGACGGGCGCGACATCGGAAGCGTCATCGCGCCGGAAGCCGAGGTGAAGCTGTTCGTCACCGCCAGCGTAGAGGCGCGCGCCGCGCGTCGTTTCGCCGAAATGCAGGCGCGCGGGCAGCCGCACACCCTGGAAGACATCACCGAACACCTGCGTCGCCGCGACGAGCGCGACAGCGCCCGCGCCGAAGCCCCGCTGCGCGCCGCCCCCGACGCCGTGGTCCTCGATACCAGCACCCTGACTGCCCAGGAGGCGATCGCTCGCGCCATCGCCCTCGTCAAAGAGCGGACCGCCTCCTCGGCAAACTGA